The following DNA comes from Alnus glutinosa chromosome 6, dhAlnGlut1.1, whole genome shotgun sequence.
GATGGATCGGAAGGTTCATTTATTCCAGTTGTTAAGAACCTCTGGTTTATCATAGTGGTGCAGTTGAAACTTTTATTGCACCAAGTAGTACTCCTTACTTCAAGTCCTCAGCTTTCCGACCAATCCACCGACAACTTGCATCCTTGACAACTCATCCCTGATCAAACCAAACTTTATAATCTCTGCAACTTTCTctaaccatctctctctctctctctctcttctctggAATAATATGGTACAATCAAAGAAGTTTAGAGGAGTCAGGCAACGCCAGTGGGGCTCCTGGGTGTCAGAAATTCGCCATCCATTGCTGTAAGTTCACCCACTCATGttaaatacataagatatctctCATGCATGTGTTTGGTTTCATATATATCTCACAATGTCTTGTCCAACTCATCCTTACAGGAAGAGAAGGGTGTGGCTAGGCACATTCGAGACAGCAGAGGCTGCGGCGCGGGCATACGACCAGGCATCCATACTGATGAACGGCCAGAACGCGAAGACCAACTTTCCCACGTCGAAGGAAGACACATTAAAGCCACGTGATCATGATCAATCCCCGTTGTCTCCCAAGGCTCTGTCGGAGCTTCTTAGCACCAAGCTTCGAAAGTGTTGCAAAGACCAATACCCGTCGCTCACTTGCTTAAGGCTCGACGCCGACAACTCCCACATCGGAGTTTGGCAAAAGCGTGCCGGAGCGCAGTCGGGGTCCAATTGGGTGATGAAAATTGAGCTTGGGAAGAAGCAGAGTGTACAGACTTTGGAGGATGTCGGTTTGTCATGTCCAAGGGTTGAGATTCATGAGGCTGGAAGTGGGATGGATGAAGAGGACAGCATTGCAATGCAGATGATTGAAGAATTGCTTAACTGGAACTATCCTACTCCTACAAGTAATCTTCATGAAGCAAATGGGAACGCTCCTTCTCTCTTACTCTGAGTCCTTGAAATTGGGTTAAGTATCTCCTCAAATTCCAAAATATTGTAGGTTCTAAAATTACACAATTCAGCTCGAAAAATGCCACTTATTTTCATCATCTTTTTACTCTTTACGTTTTAAAAAAGTTCTGAGTcaaaaccttcttcttcttcttttttctttttttttttttttatgaagaaaaaatgtttttgtaaaagaaaagaagaagctttttaaaaagaaaattctttttacttgctTCAATAACATGCCATATTTTCAGTAAACGACATTTTTCAAGCTGTTCGAAGAAATAAAATTCCGTAATTTTAGAATCTAAAATTTTCTTAGAATTTAAGGAGATCGATGGTGATCCTTGAAATAGAAATCGCTCTTGTAATACTTTTTCTGCAGTTTCCAGTCACAAAATGCCTCCTCAGCTGGACTTAATTCAGCCGAATTATGTGTTGATGAGGCCACAAAGCATTAATTAGGTACGTACGTAGTACTAATGGTGGTTAATTATGAGCAACAGACTGCTGTCACGTGGTGAACAGTATTCATAATTGCAGCTGTTATTGGAGGAGTAATTGTAGAGGAGGCATATCTcatctttttttgcttttcttttctttcccaaACTGTTAGCTTTAGTTTCTTAGTGAAAGAAAGATGTATGATGTATCTATATTGTACCTACTTTTGTTGATATAAAAATGTGTATTTTCGTTTTgtcaaaaagagaagaaaaacttGTGAAAATCCTGTCTATATATAGTTGTTAGTGATACGATAACacatgatttaatttaaataaaagaagaagtaattaaTGTGATTATTTCCTTGCTAAATTGTTGTTCAAAGTTGGCCATCCTTTATGCCTCAAAGCATGAACATCAATGGGTAGATCATTAAcgattggtatcagagcagacGTCGCATTATGGATTTAAGTCATGAAAGAGATAACTTATAGGCTAGATTAAAATATCTTAATATTATGTATGTTCATAGTCGGAAGCGTGGTGGAATGTTACGAACATTAAGATTAaaggtttaatcaaatcaatatCCAACAATTTTAGAGATTTTTGATCGATGGTTAAGCCCTTAACACAATTCATGAAATTATCGATGGCCGAATTTTTTTTagcccttgaggacaaggtcccGCTTGAGTGAGAGGTGAATGATGGGCTTCGCAAATCTAATAATtagttgtttatttattttcttacccTATTTAGTCTTTATTATTTGGCTTAATaagctctatatatatattttttttctttagctaTAAGAATCCCCCTATAAAAGATGGGGTTAGGTTACATTATTTAAGCAGAAGAATAAATGAAGGGCTTCTCCTATCCTAAACAGAGACTGAAGTTTATCCTACCTAATTACACTAGGACTAATTTTCTCTTACCCTAAAGGAAGACTGATATTTGTTAGTGTTCTGAATATCTATCAGTAATGTTCATTAGTATATATGTGAACACAAGCATTCATACattttttgcatatatatatatatatataaacaaacaatactttctaaaaaataaaaactcttaaaaaaaatggtcaCATATCAAGCCCTCATCTCTTTCTCTATCTTAACATTTGCCAAGCTCCCTCTCCAAATATCAAGAACCAAAAAGTGTAAGTCCCTCCCCTTCATCACACATCCAGGCCGAGAAAGATAATTAGAATTGGCGGTCAAGATCCCAAACCTATTAAGCTCAAGAGATCGAGAGATAACGTTTGCATTCCTGACtcataaaagaatatttatgctccgtttgtttcgacgtaaaatagtttccgtcgtaaactggtttcagggaagttatttttctagaaaatatttttcgtcgaaagcatttttcggtgtttggcgcgtacagaaaatcacaaatatttttcatattttcattcaatcattttaacctataaaaattaatttttattcaaaacatataaatattaatataaaataatataaaaatcatcgatgacaagattcggtcactgaccgacaagattctgaccatttttacctgattccggctaatatagcaagaattcgagataaaggccgaaATCCGGatagtttcgtcggaatctgggatagccggattccAGCGAAAGTGTTCGGATTCCGGcagtttcgccggaatccggctctctggccagatccggccagatggccggaatacggcctttctggccagatccggccggtctggcaAGATTCCGGcaaaggtggccggattccgtcgccaaattccggcgacattaaccggatgttgtcggattccgatactggtaatatttcgatggtggtccgctgcttgaacgtgaaggtcgactgtatCGTTTAAAATATATCGACCACGTCTGGCGTcttcagaaaacgatttacgcttttcattttccgaaatttactaagcattttttgttaaacagaaatcatttttcggttgactattattttcgcccccaccaaacaccgagaaatgccaaaatcatctttcagaaatcattttacgccgaaacaaacggagcattaaatgGAGTAAGAAAAGATTTAGGGAACTAAATGTTTGATGTTTTTAAAAAGTAGTTTacctaaactaaaaaaatgtagatttttcttctcaaatttaGTTAAATTTTGGAGTGACTCATTTTCTCATCCAAATACAGTTGATCGACCATGTGAGCTGTTGCTATCACCAAAGACTGAAAACAGTACTGTTGCTGGAAGTGTGGCTGCAAGATCATAAAGACAACAATCGACTTAAAAGAGGGCACAACTTTTAGTAGTTGGTTGTTATATCATCAATGCTCCACGAATCAAGGAGTCACTTCACTCTTTCGTTGCTGCTTCCTAAGTTCCTATCTATCAGAATTCACAAacgataattttattattattattattatgaataacTTGATAAAAGGTTTTGAATtaacaaatatattaaattgaagtATCTATATTctaaacgtctcacttaaaggtattttgttaaaatttactgttaaattctgtcaaaatttttaaaatactccaatatatttttttttttttaaaaaaaattataatttttttttaagatttaggcatgagtatttttacaaattctattaaattctgatcaacacctaaatcttagcattttttttttctgtttttttcctaaaaaaaataggaatattttggatACTCCATTAGGATTAATATCCTAATGGAGTACCCTTAAGTAAGACatttgaaaatatgaatatatcagtttgagacatttgttagTTTAGTACTCTTATATCAAAACGaagtataattcgatacccttttgtgaagttatgatttattattattattattattattattattattattattattattattatgcttAATTTCATGAATTAATTCTTCATTACTCCCGGTCCCTCTTTAGTAtttgtttgagtttgcgatttcaaaaagcgcgatttaaaattacgattttaaaatgtgcgatttgaaaaaagtgttttaaaaacgcagttaagcttTTGAGAAAATCGCAGTTTACcgtttaaaatcgtaaattaacctttaaaattctacgttttaaaaaaagcttcattttacttttaaatcgtaatttttaaaaacgcaatttttaaacaatttatattcttcaatttagtttaaaatcgcacttgttacctacgaaatcacaatttcaaacgcacctttatatttttatgtgcaaggactttttttttgtactttttttgtGCTCACCGGGACCCTTAATATTATGGATCTTATTGGGGTGCGTGAGCTATCATTTTTTGGGCATTAAAATTAGTTGGTGGCCgtcccattttttcttttatatatgtatatatatatatatatatatatatatatatttcaatcaaTCCTGTTTGGGTAGAATAACCCTTCTACTGTTATCTTTTTGTTTGGATATATTTATGAAGCATAGTTTGAGTTAGTCAAATGTCGCTGCTGGAGTTATCCTATTTAAAAGTTGTCAGAATTATCCGATCTATTTAacattgtattttatttaggatttttttttttttgacatttttttttttatttaggatttatttgcatagtaataaaaatatgagaaaatgtCAAGTCACTCCTAATCTCCTATGAGTTTTGAGTCTTGACTTGAATATTGGGTTGAATACGTAATTATTTTGTCttatgtgttttattttgtatcgtAAATAGTACTTTGTTTATCGTTAAAGATAGAAATAATACATTCGTTTaatttccgtccaaaaattgatgAAAGTCCACGTCAACACCTTTAAGGAGATGACATGTGTCCTatgcttaattaaaaattaaaaataataaaaactctaaaaaaaaaagaaaaaaaaagacttttagTGGTAAATAAAATATCTTCTGCAACTGGGGCGCTTCTGACCTTATATCGATGGTTTTACCGAAGAAGGTCTTTGCCTCGGAATATCCTGACAAAGACCATGTGCCGATTGATTATAGggataataaataaaattgaaacaagataaaatcatatatagaaatgacttaaaaaaaaaaagagggacagggggtggttcagctaccctcaaagagcaaaatgggggtggccaaaaccacctCCAAGGCCCCATTTTGCTatttgggttttaaaaaattaaaaataaaggtaACTTCACTTAACGGTACCGAATTATTACCCTATTTGAtttaagggtactgaacttcaaaacgtcttaaACTAGGGTATCCAATTTTCAAAATGTCTCAATTACAGAtactccgttaagatttgcCGTTAAATCTTACCAAAATTTTCTAAATACCcttgtgtttatttttcaaaaaaaaaaattaaaaagattcaggcacagatatttttgtaaattccgttaaattctgaacaacacctaaatcctagcaatttttttcttttttttttttttcctaaaaaaataatgagtattttgagaattttggcatAATTTAACgacaaatcctaacggagtacctgtaattgagacgtttgaaaaattgaataccTTAATTTGAAACATTTTGAAGTTCAGTACCTTTAAGTCAAATAGATCGATAGTTCGGTACTCTtaagtgaagttatccctaaaaataatgtgggtttttttttttttttgaaaacatagtCTATTTCTcctattcttctcatttttttttttttagaggagtatgtattttttatatatatatataaaatgaagtAATTATTTCTATGAAAATAGCTATTCTTAAGAATTATATGtaaaaccaaataaaaagaataactatttcataaaaataaacatttcaTTTCAATGGCCTATTTTACGAGCCAAACGTCCCCAATCAAGAATGAGGCATAATATATTGGGGACGGTTACCGTCCCCTATCACcctcttttaaataaaatatttgattttaattaaaaatgtgcCTATGATGTCGCATCataaacatctttttaattaaaatcaaatattttaacataaagGGTGTCTTCCTCTCCCAAAAATCATTCCCCATCCATCAAGAATACTTTAAATAATATAGAGCCAACCGGATTCTGAGCCAAAGAAATCTTCAATGGGTGTAGGACTATTCTACTCCACAACTGGAATATAGTTCTCTCGGTAGCCAAACGGACCCGCACACGTTTAAGCTTTGGATCGGGATCCCCCCTCAGACTCCGATTGAAGAAGCAGAAACAGAAATGTTGCTCGCGTTGCTCATCTCCAACTCCGTGGGCAACATTCTCGTCGAACGGTACCGTCTTTAGCTCAACCCATTTCTTTTCATAATTATGAACTGAGTCTCATACTTGGATTATCGTATTATTTGAAGGACGCTTAAATTCGATCCATGTGTGTGCCCCTCTTTTTGTTCTTTGCGTAATTTCGTCGAACACTTTGATTTGTtacaaattacttttttctctttctttctttttttttgattgcATAGAACTTGTTAGTGTTAATTGAAATTCATTTGAGATTGTTGAGAGGAAGGTTCCTTCGGAACTGAATCATTGGGTATAATGTGAAGGGCTAATTTGGAGAAGATCTCTCTTTATTCTCATCTATTTATGAATCGGATGGTGCATAAGGCGTAATTGGTCCAATGAACCGATGTAACCATGCTTTTTTACTCTTGTGGGTATCTTgtttttgacaaattctgtgAATGAATGGAatttagaagaacaaaaaatctaaaattgtGTGCATGTATTGGAAATTAATAATGAATTTTCCTGGTTGTTTTCTGTTGTGGATCTTACAACCATTGGTCGCAGATATCATGGAGTTCCGGCGGAGGAACGATTGCATTGGAGATCTTTTTTAGTTAAACTGGGAGCAGATAATCTCAAAGGTGCAAAAAATGAAGAGCTCCTTGTGGCTTCACACAAGTATGTAAATTTCTCTCCAAGCTTTTAATCAACTAGGAGATGGAGTAAagagttggtttttttttttttttttttttttttttttttttttttttctttcgaatttttcttttggtaacAACTAACAAGAATGGATATGGCCTGATGATTTTCCATGAAACATAGATTGCTCTTGAAGAGTTGGGTCTATATGCAGAGGATGTTTTATGTACATGTCATAACTCTTTTAGCCTGTAATTTGCATTTCGGACTACTATCGTCCTCCTAGTAAAATGGGATTGACAATGAATGTCTTGGTAAGGGATAATTTATTTCCCATAATAACTTATCGGGTACTTTTTTCGTTTTAACTGCTAGATCAATGggaatatttt
Coding sequences within:
- the LOC133871386 gene encoding ethylene-responsive transcription factor SHINE 2-like, which encodes MVQSKKFRGVRQRQWGSWVSEIRHPLLKRRVWLGTFETAEAAARAYDQASILMNGQNAKTNFPTSKEDTLKPRDHDQSPLSPKALSELLSTKLRKCCKDQYPSLTCLRLDADNSHIGVWQKRAGAQSGSNWVMKIELGKKQSVQTLEDVGLSCPRVEIHEAGSGMDEEDSIAMQMIEELLNWNYPTPTSNLHEANGNAPSLLL